The segment GCTGCTCGATCCAGTTGGCGAGGGCGGACAGCGCCAGGCACATCGCGACATAGATGGCGCCGGTGACGATGATGAACGGCACGTAGGTGTCGTTGCCGTTGACGATGATGTTGGTGCTCATCTGGCGGGCGGTGAAGAGCAGTTCCTCGAAGGTGATGATGTAGCCGAGGGAGGTGTCCTTCAGGGTCACCACGAGCTGGCTGATGATCGTCGGCAGCATCGCCCGCACGGCCTGCGGGATCAGCACCGTCGTCATGACCTGCGTCTTGCTCATGCCCAGGGCGTACGCGGCCTCGCGCTGCCCCGTGGGCACGGAGTTGATGCCGGCCCGCAGCACCTCGGCCTGGACCGAGCCGTTGTAGACGGTGAGGCCGATGACCAGTGCCCAGAACTGCGGCTGGTTCCCGGCCAGGCCGAGGCTGTCCCGGTTGCTGAGGAGGAGCACCCACAGGGCGTAGATGGTGATCAGCAGCGGCACGGCGCGGAACAGCTCGATGAACCCGGTCGCCAGCCAGCGGACCGGCCGGTGGTCCGAGAGCCGTGCCACCGCGAGCAGCACGCCCAGCACCAGCGACAGCACCGCCGCGACCGCGAAGACCTGCAGGGTCGTCAGCAGGCCGTCACGGATGTTGGTCCGCACACCGGCGTTGTTGAAGATGTTCCACACCTCGGGCGCGAGCTGGCCCTGGGTGTTCAGCCGCAGCACGACGAAGACGATCAGCGCCAGTACCGCGAGCGAGCCGACCACGGAGTAGACGAGGTTGCGGGACCTCGCCTTCGGTCCTGGTACGTCGTAGAGAACGCTGGCGCCGCTCATGCCCTTACCTCGCTTTGTTCCGCCGCGCCTGCGCGTGGCACCCACGTCGTGCTGATCCGCCCCTCGCGCCCGCTCATCGGGCCACCCCCATACGGCGCTCCAGCAACCGGAAGACGGCGCTGATGGCGAAGGTGATGATGAGGTAGGCGAGCGCGGTCCACAGGAAGATCCAGGCGATCGCGTATCCCTTGTCGTTGAGCAGCTTGGAGAGGTTGAACAGCTCGCCGTAGCCGAACGCTCCGGCGATCGCGGAGTTCTTCGTCAGCGCGATGAAGATGCTGCTCAGCGGGGGCAGGACGGTGCGCGTGGCCTGCGGGAGCACGATCTGGCCCAGCGTCTGGGAGAACGTCATACCGAGGCTGCGCGCGGCCTCCGCCTGTCCCAGCGGCACGGTGTTGATGCCGGACCGCACCGCCTCGCACACGAAGGAGGAGGTGTAGAAGCCGAGCGCCAGTGTGGCGAGCACGTACGGGCTCGCACCCTGGAAGAGGACCTGCGGTACGACGAAGAAGGCGACGAGGAAGAGCAGCGTCAGCGGCGTGTTGCGCAGCACCGTGACCCAGGCCGTCCCGAAGGCGCGCAGCGGCGGAATCGGGGAGACCCGGAAACCGGCTATGAGCACGCCGAGTACCAGCGCGAGCAGGGCGCTGGACGCGGTGATCGCCAGGGTTCCGAGGAATCCGTCCCGGAACTGGGGCAGATAATCGAGGAGTACGTTCATGGGGTCTCCGCGGTAGCGGTCATCGGGTCGACGGCGGGAAGTGAGTCAGCGGCGGGTGAAGACACCGTGCGCCCCGCACACCCGCCGCGGCGGGCGTACGGGGCGGCACGGTTCAGTGGGTTCGCCGGCGCCTCAGTCGCGGGGCAGCGGCGTCTCCGGGGCGACGAACTTCGACCCGGACTTGCCGAGCGTGCCGTCGTACGCCTTCTTGTAGTCGCCGTTCTTGATGTGGGCCTCCAGCGCGTCGGTGATCGCGTTGCGCAGGGCCTTGTCGTCCTTGTTCATGCCGACGCCGTAGGGCTCCTTGGTGAACGACTTGCCGACGACCCGGAGCTTCTCGGGGCGCTGGGCGGCGTAGCCCTTGAGGATCGCGTCGTCGGTGGTGACCGCGTCGACCTGGCCGTCCAGCAGGTTCTTCACACAGTCCGAGTACTTGGACTGCTCGCTGGTGTCGGCGCCGTACTTCTTCTTCTTGATCTCCTGGAGCGGAGTGGAGCCGACGATCGAGCAGACCTTCTTGCCCTTGAGGGTGTCCGGTCCGGTGATGGCCTTGTCGTCCTTGCGCACCAGGAGGTCCGCGCCGGCCGTGTAGTACGGGCCCGCGAAGCCGACCTGCTTCTTGCGCTCGTCGTTGATCGTGTAGGTACCGACGTAGTAGTCGACCTGCCCGTTGGAGATGGTGGTCTCACGGACGTTGGAGTCGATCGTCTTGAACTCGATCTGCTTCTCCGAGAAGCCGAGGTCGGCGGCGACCATCTTGGCGATCTCGATGTCGAAGCCGGAGTACTTGCCGGTGGTGTCCTTGAAGCCCAGGAACGGCTGGTCGGCCTTGACGCCGATGACGATCTTCTTGGCCTTCTGCGCCTTCTTCAGCACCGGCGAGTCGATCTTGGGCGCCGAGGCGACCTTGTACTTGCCGCTGAAGACATCGCCGCCGGCCGGCTTGTCGCCCGCCGCGCCCGAGTCGCCGCCACAGGCGGTCGCCGTCGCCGCCAGCGCGAGCACCACCGCACCGGCCGCAGCCGTCTTACGAATCCTCATGGTGAACATCCTTTGGTTCAGCAAGTGTTGGCAATGATGGTGGCCCAACTGCGGGCTCAGTGGTGGAGGATCTTCGACAGGAAGTCCTTGGCGCGGTCGCTGCGCGGGTTGTTGAAGAACTGGTTCGGCTCGGCCTCTTCGACGATCCGGCCGTCCGCCATGAAGACGACCCGGTTCGCCGCGGAGCGCGCGAACCCCATCTCATGGGTGACGACGACCATCGTCATGCCGTCCCGGGCGAGCTGCTGCATGACGTCCAGCACCTCGTTGATCATTTCTGGGTCGAGCGCGGAGGTCG is part of the Streptomyces platensis genome and harbors:
- a CDS encoding amino acid ABC transporter permease, which codes for MSGASVLYDVPGPKARSRNLVYSVVGSLAVLALIVFVVLRLNTQGQLAPEVWNIFNNAGVRTNIRDGLLTTLQVFAVAAVLSLVLGVLLAVARLSDHRPVRWLATGFIELFRAVPLLITIYALWVLLLSNRDSLGLAGNQPQFWALVIGLTVYNGSVQAEVLRAGINSVPTGQREAAYALGMSKTQVMTTVLIPQAVRAMLPTIISQLVVTLKDTSLGYIITFEELLFTARQMSTNIIVNGNDTYVPFIIVTGAIYVAMCLALSALANWIEQRGRRAKTGIGVATAGEPVTATDAMEVSDAVSDGPAATKD
- a CDS encoding amino acid ABC transporter permease — protein: MNVLLDYLPQFRDGFLGTLAITASSALLALVLGVLIAGFRVSPIPPLRAFGTAWVTVLRNTPLTLLFLVAFFVVPQVLFQGASPYVLATLALGFYTSSFVCEAVRSGINTVPLGQAEAARSLGMTFSQTLGQIVLPQATRTVLPPLSSIFIALTKNSAIAGAFGYGELFNLSKLLNDKGYAIAWIFLWTALAYLIITFAISAVFRLLERRMGVAR
- a CDS encoding glutamate ABC transporter substrate-binding protein — translated: MRIRKTAAAGAVVLALAATATACGGDSGAAGDKPAGGDVFSGKYKVASAPKIDSPVLKKAQKAKKIVIGVKADQPFLGFKDTTGKYSGFDIEIAKMVAADLGFSEKQIEFKTIDSNVRETTISNGQVDYYVGTYTINDERKKQVGFAGPYYTAGADLLVRKDDKAITGPDTLKGKKVCSIVGSTPLQEIKKKKYGADTSEQSKYSDCVKNLLDGQVDAVTTDDAILKGYAAQRPEKLRVVGKSFTKEPYGVGMNKDDKALRNAITDALEAHIKNGDYKKAYDGTLGKSGSKFVAPETPLPRD